One Megalops cyprinoides isolate fMegCyp1 chromosome 17, fMegCyp1.pri, whole genome shotgun sequence DNA window includes the following coding sequences:
- the clvs2 gene encoding clavesin-2: MTHLQAGLSPETLEKAKVELKENPDTLHQDIQEVRDMIITRPDIGFLRTDDAFILRFLRARKFNHFEAFRLLAQYFEYRQQNLDMFKNLKATDPGIKQALKDGFPGVLSNLDRYGRKILVLFAANWDQSRYTFVDILRAILLSLEAMIEDPELQVNGFVLIIDWSNFTFKQASKLTPSMLRLAIEGLQDSFPARFGGIHFVNQPWYIHALYTVIRPFLKDKTRKRIFMHGNNLNSLHQLIHPEILPSELGGVLPPYDMGTWARTLLDHAYDEEPEYTPESYTLSVKDLEKDLSPKTMKRSQSVVEPGVLKRPEKVKSEEENLQPLLSLD; encoded by the exons atgacTCATTTGCAAGCGGGCTTGTCCCCAGAAACGCTGGAGAAAGCCAAGGTGGAGTTGAAAGAAAACCCAGATACTTTGCATCAAGATATTCAGGAGGTAAGGGACATGATCATCACGCGTCCAGACATTGGCTTTCTCAGGACAGACGACGCTTTCATCCTGCGATTCCTCAGAGCGCGGAAATTTAACCACTTCGAGGCGTTCCGACTACTTGCTCAGTATTTCGAATACCGCCAGCAAAATCTGGATATGTTCAAGAACTTGAAAGCAACTGACCCGGGCATCAAGCAGGCTCTTAAAGATGGATTTCCGGGGGTGCTGTCCAACTTGGATCGATATGGCAGGAAAATTCTGGTTCTGTTTGCTGCTAACTGGGATCAGAGCAG GTACACGTTTGTGGATATACTACGAGCCATCCTGTTGTCTCTGGAGGCCATGATTGAGGACCCCGAGCTGCAGGTGAATGGATTTGTGTTGATTATCGACTGGAGCAACTTCACCTTTAAGCAAGCTTCCAAACTAACCCCAAGCATGCTGCGATTGGCCATAGAAGGCCTTCAG GATAGCTTCCCAGCCAGATTTGGAGGGATCCACTTTGTCAACCAGCCCTGGTACATCCACGCTCTCTACACTGTCATACGACCCTTTCTGAAGGACAAGACTAGAAAACGG ATTTTCATGCATGGCAACAACCTAAACAGCCTGCACCAGCTCATTCACCCTGAGATCCTGCCGTCGGAACTGGGTGGGGTGTTGCCCCCCTATGATATGGGCACCTGGGCACGCACGCTACTGGACCATGCCTACGACGAGGAGCCCGAGTACACCCCCGAATCCTACACCCTCTCTGTGAAGGACCTGGAGAAGGACCTGTCCCCCAAAACCATGAAGAG GTCGCAGTCGGTGGTGGAACCCGGAGTGCTGAAACGACCAGAGAAGGTGAAGAGTGAAGAGGAGAACCTCCAGCCACTGCTGTCACTGGACTAA